A single Ignavibacteriales bacterium DNA region contains:
- a CDS encoding mechanosensitive ion channel family protein — protein sequence MKDLLKNLRSFVGDDLLYQIIISLSIIIVSYALARLISYVIKVILKPIVSKTETEYDDKIVEVIRKGSSRLLFVGGIYFALAMFRQGFGLVSNYSKRKLIEEHPYLYQIADYFEIALYVILVITILITVFQIITLVFEWYADSIKAKENTNLYGSIFPLLQKLSKLLFAALALVIILAKLGIDISAFVVSLGVGSLAVALAAQETLSNMISGFIIMADRPFRIGDRIKIGNDINGDVVEIGIRSTKILDFDKNLMIVPNNDIVKSRIINFTYPDELTRVLVEFGVVYGTDIDKLRAAVMDLIKDEPLIAETPKPDFIFLRFEESSLLMRLDVKTPDYRNAFDLGCRLREKIYNELNAKGFSFAFPTRTVYIKKENE from the coding sequence ATGAAAGATTTATTAAAAAACCTCCGTTCATTCGTCGGCGATGATCTGCTTTATCAGATTATTATTTCGCTCAGCATTATCATTGTTTCTTATGCCCTCGCAAGGTTAATCAGTTATGTAATAAAGGTTATCCTCAAACCTATTGTGAGCAAAACCGAGACTGAGTATGATGACAAAATTGTTGAAGTCATCAGAAAAGGTTCTTCGAGACTGCTTTTCGTAGGAGGTATTTATTTTGCTCTAGCGATGTTCCGTCAGGGTTTCGGATTGGTTTCCAACTACTCAAAGCGGAAACTGATTGAAGAACATCCTTATTTGTATCAGATAGCTGACTATTTCGAAATAGCTCTCTATGTGATTCTGGTCATCACTATTCTGATAACGGTGTTCCAGATAATCACGCTGGTATTTGAGTGGTATGCAGATTCAATTAAGGCAAAGGAAAATACGAATCTCTATGGCAGTATTTTCCCTCTCCTTCAGAAATTAAGCAAATTGCTTTTTGCCGCTCTGGCACTGGTAATAATCCTTGCAAAACTTGGCATTGATATATCAGCATTTGTGGTATCCCTTGGTGTCGGCTCACTTGCCGTAGCTCTTGCAGCCCAGGAAACTCTTTCCAACATGATATCGGGATTTATCATCATGGCTGACCGGCCTTTCAGAATAGGGGACAGAATAAAAATAGGCAACGACATTAACGGAGATGTGGTAGAAATTGGCATCAGAAGCACCAAAATCCTGGATTTTGATAAGAACCTTATGATCGTGCCAAATAATGATATTGTAAAATCAAGAATTATTAATTTTACGTATCCCGATGAACTGACAAGAGTGCTGGTTGAGTTTGGTGTGGTTTATGGGACGGATATAGATAAACTCAGGGCGGCGGTAATGGACCTTATTAAGGATGAACCGCTCATCGCTGAAACTCCAAAGCCGGATTTTATATTTCTCAGATTTGAAGAATCCTCCCTGCTCATGCGTCTCGATGTAAAAACGCCTGATTACCGCAATGCATTCGACCTTGGATGCAGGCTCCGCGAAAAAATTTATAATGAATTAAATGCTAAGGGATTCAGTTTTGCATTCCCGACAAGAACCGTATACATAAAAAAGGAAAATGAATGA
- a CDS encoding orotate phosphoribosyltransferase, translated as MAVTQDQALDFFRKAEALLSGHFLLTSGKHSASYFQCAKVLQYPDYTRIISSNIAEFFRNTEIDGVIAPAMGGIIVGYEVARQLDKKFIFTEREDKVFTLRRGFEIKPGEKFLVCEDVVTTGGSVKEVIDIVQSAGGLVAGVGFLVDRSNGRVQFGFPQVGAVSIEVTAYESADCPLCRQGIPLVKPGSRKFTS; from the coding sequence ATGGCAGTAACCCAGGATCAGGCCTTAGATTTTTTCAGGAAAGCAGAAGCGCTTCTGAGCGGTCATTTTCTTCTTACCTCAGGTAAGCATAGTGCCTCTTATTTTCAGTGCGCTAAAGTGTTGCAGTATCCTGATTATACAAGAATCATCTCTTCCAATATCGCGGAGTTTTTCCGTAATACGGAAATTGACGGTGTAATTGCGCCCGCCATGGGGGGTATTATCGTAGGCTATGAAGTAGCCCGTCAGCTTGATAAAAAATTCATATTCACTGAGCGGGAAGATAAAGTTTTCACCTTGCGGAGGGGATTCGAAATTAAACCGGGTGAAAAGTTCCTTGTCTGCGAAGATGTGGTAACAACGGGGGGTTCGGTTAAAGAAGTGATAGATATTGTTCAGTCTGCAGGAGGTCTGGTTGCGGGTGTTGGATTTTTGGTTGACAGAAGTAATGGCAGAGTGCAGTTTGGATTTCCGCAGGTAGGTGCAGTCTCTATTGAAGTCACTGCATATGAAAGTGCAGATTGTCCGTTGTGCAGGCAGGGCATTCCATTAGTAAAACCTGGTTCACGCAAGTTCACATCATGA
- a CDS encoding 4a-hydroxytetrahydrobiopterin dehydratase → MTVNNDLNTWLGENTTWKLDDAGRLTREYQFPDFVSAFAFLYKVSVEAEKMDHHPDFSLYSWNKVRIVLYTHSANAVTSADLKLAGIIEQLSGK, encoded by the coding sequence GTGACGGTAAATAATGATCTGAATACATGGCTTGGTGAAAATACAACCTGGAAGCTTGATGATGCAGGACGCCTTACCAGAGAATACCAGTTCCCGGATTTTGTGTCTGCATTTGCATTTCTTTACAAGGTTTCCGTAGAAGCTGAAAAAATGGACCATCATCCTGACTTTTCACTGTACAGCTGGAATAAAGTAAGGATTGTGCTATATACTCATTCAGCAAATGCAGTCACTTCCGCAGATCTGAAGCTCGCGGGAATAATCGAACAACTCTCAGGAAAGTAG